The following nucleotide sequence is from Haliscomenobacter hydrossis DSM 1100.
TTTTGCCAAGCGTCCTGCCGAAGAACTTTACGATTTGCGCATCGATCCTTTTCAACTCAAGAATGTTGCCAATCAAGCACCTTACGGTAAGGTGCAAAAAGCCCTGTTCAAAAAGATAAACGATTGGCAGAAAAGTACCCAGGATCCACGCTTTACAGGTGGAGATCCCTTCAGCACCTATCCTTATTATGGAGGTGCGGTCAAAAAAGACTCCAAATGAAGCGATTTTTCAACCCTAATCTTTTCAACTTATCAGAGACTGAGTTGGTCACCAATCTGTTTAGCACTTGCTTTCAGCGTCTGAATGATGTCGTTCCGGTGCTCAGGGGTGCAGCGGTACTCCGGCAAAAACACACTCAACCCGGCAACAACCGTATTATTTACCACGATGGGTACGGCAAAGCCGCGGATGTGCCCGTTTCCCATAAAGGTCATGGTCAGGCCTTCTTTTTTGATTTGGGCCAGGACTTCGAGCAATTTTTCCATCGAACTCCCCTCCTCCCAAAGTGCTGGATCGGGCAGGCCATTGTGTTGGATGAAACGCTCTAGTTCTTTTTCGGACAAATAAGCCAGGAGCAAACGTCCACTGGCGGTTTCGTATACATTGCGCTCCGAACGCATTTTTACCTGAATTTCCTGCTCCGAGTTGACCACGTGTAAAATGTAGCGCTTATAATTGCGCAATACCCCGAGCAGGCAGGATTCATTGAGCTTCGCGGTCAGTTTTTCCATGACCTCGCGGGCCGCAATGACCAGATCCTGGCCATAAGGCACTTCATTGGTCAAGCGGTACGCCGCTGGTCCGAGGCGGTAGCCTTTCTTTTTGCCAATGTGCTCCAGGTACCCTTTGTGTACCAGGGTTTTGTTGATGTTGGCGGCAGTCGCCTGATTGAGTTGGAGTTCATCTGCTATCTCGGTTAGCGTGATGGATTGCCCGTTGCGTTGGGCAACCAGCACTGGTGTATTATGATTTTGTAAAAACGGGCATCTGGCAGCTCGGCGAAGACGTCGACGCCAAAAAATATGGTTCCGTTGTTGGTGGCATCAAAGTCAAGGATGTCAATGGCAATGGCAGCATTGATCCTGGCGATCGGCAAATTCTGGGCTCTGATGTCCCCGATTTGGTAGGCGGGATGACGCATCGATTCGAGTTCAAAGGTTTTGACCTTTCCGTTTTGACTTTTGCCCGTTTTGGCAGCACCATTCAAAGCCCTTTTCATGGTTCATTCCGCTATTTGTCGGGCCGGATCAACCAATACAACATCGATTATTGGACCAAAAACAATCCAACCAACGAATACCCTCAGCCGAATGTCAATCAGACCTCACCCCTATACGGCTCTACCCTCTCCTATTTTGATGGCTCCTTCATCAAAATCAGGAACATCAACCTGGGCTACAGTTTTGCACCAGCACTGTTGGAGAAATTGAGGCTGCAATCCTTGCGCATCTACGTCAGCGCCCAAAATCCGCTGGTGTTTTCGCCTTACACGTCCATACACAATGGCATCGATCCCGAATTCCCTACCACCAGTACACCTTCGGTCAGAACCTTTTTGCTTGGCATCAACACCAAATTTTAACCATCGCAACCATGAAAAAGAACCTACTTTTCTTCTTTCTGGGGATCTGTTTTTTCCTCTCCTCTTGTTTGAGTCAACTCGAAGAAGATGTACGCTCGCAAGTTACGGATAGCCATTTGAGCACAGCAGCAGGTTTTCAGGAGGCGGTCAACGCCTCGTATGCCTCCCTTAAAACGGTTTTTTGTGCCCTGGAAGACAATGGTATCATTCCCCTCCTGACCACGTTTGGCACCGATACCTATACCAATGGTTTTGATGGTGGATTCAAAATGATGAATTTTTACAACAGCGACCTCAATCCCCGCACCAACGCCATCACGTTCAATTGGAACAACTTGTATACCGCCATCAATACGTGCAATGCCGTCGTCAGCCGGGCACCCAATGTAACGGGTTTGACGGATGCGGTGAAAAATACCCGCGTTGCCGAGGTCCGGTTCATTCGGGCTGAATACTACTTTTTACTGGTGCAGCTGTTTGGCCCGGTTCATTTGTCCCTCAGCGAAACCACCGGGGTACAAACCACGGCGACACGATCGCCCGTGAAAGACA
It contains:
- a CDS encoding IclR family transcriptional regulator, which codes for MLVAQRNGQSITLTEIADELQLNQATAANINKTLVHKGYLEHIGKKKGYRLGPAAYRLTNEVPYGQDLVIAAREVMEKLTAKLNESCLLGVLRNYKRYILHVVNSEQEIQVKMRSERNVYETASGRLLLAYLSEKELERFIQHNGLPDPALWEEGSSMEKLLEVLAQIKKEGLTMTFMGNGHIRGFAVPIVVNNTVVAGLSVFLPEYRCTPEHRNDIIQTLKASAKQIGDQLSL